From one Lycium barbarum isolate Lr01 chromosome 6, ASM1917538v2, whole genome shotgun sequence genomic stretch:
- the LOC132598808 gene encoding ABC transporter G family member 1-like, with product MTNQGPNSSVIELAEIVPQNGEVFLTWEDLWVTASSLKGGNKTILKGLTGYARPGELLAIMGPSGCGKSTLLDTIAGRLGSSTRQSGDILTNGRKQTLAHGTSAYVTQEDTLMATLTVKEAVYYSAELQLPNSMPKSEKKQIADMTMKEMGLQDAMETRIGGWSGKGISGGQKRRVSICLEILTRPKLLFLDEPTSGLDSAASYYVMKTVASQSQGRTIIASIHQPSAEVFSLFHSLCLLSAGRTVYFGPASAAIEFFASSGYPCPTLQNPSDHFLKTINSDFDQDIEEGPTRRKSTEEVIDILIKSYKASDKYKEVQIRVAQICKQEGEVLERRSRTSFTTQSFVLTRRSFMNMSRDLGYYWMRLAVYIVIAVGLGTIYFDVGLSKASIQARGSMLMFVASFITFMAIGGFPSFVEDLKVFQREKLNGHYGSGSYVIANTLSAVPYLLLVSFIPGAIAYFLTGLQNGFEQFICFSLVLFTCMMLVESLMMIVASTVPNFLMGLIIGAGIQALMILSGGFFRLPNDLPKVFWKYPLHYIAFHKYAYEALFKNEFEGLKMHDEHQGKIHLINGEDILRGTWQMDMEYSKWADLAILLGMVILYRLLFLLFVKAGEMVKPTIRAFTPTSPNQINSAETPLHESAV from the exons ATGACAAATCAAGGACCAAATAGTAGTGTTATCGAGTTAGCTGAAATTGTACCACAAAATGGCGAAGTTTTCTTGACATGGGAAGATCTGTGGGTGACGGCTTCAAGCTTGAAAGGTGGCAACAAAACCATTCTTAAAGGCTTAACAGGCTATGCAAGGCCTGGTGAACTCTTGGCTATCATGGGCCCTTCTGGCTGTGGCAAATCCACACTTCTCGACACAATAGCAG GGAGATTGGGATCGAGCACAAGGCAGAGTGGAGATATTCTAACCAATGGCCGGAAACAGACACTGGCACATGGAACCTCT GCCTATGTGACTCAAGAAGATACTCTTATGGCAACACTAACTGTAAAGGAAGCTGTATACTATTCTGCTGAACTACAACTCCCTAATTCCATGCCAAAATCAGAGAAAAAACAAATAGCAGACATGACTATGAAGGAAATGGGGTTACAAGATGCCATGGAAACAAGAATTGGAGGATGGAGCGGGAAAGGAATAAGCGGAGGACAGAAGAGGAGAGTCAGCATATGCTTGGAGATTTTGACGCGCCCAAAACTTCTCTTTCTTGATGAGCCAACTAGTGGACTTGATAGCGCAGCGTCTTATTATGTCATGAAAACAGTTGCAAGCCAAAGCCAGGGGAGAACCATTATCGCCTCAATTCATCAACCTAGTGCTGAAGTTTTCAGTCTTTTTCATTCTTTATGTCTTTTGTCTGCTGGAAGAACTGTATACTTTGGCCCTGCTAGTGCAGCAATTGAG TTTTTTGCATCGAGTGGTTATCCTTGCCCGACACTCCAGAATCCATCTGATCATTTTCTCAAAACAATTAACAGTGATTTTGATCAG GACATTGAAGAAGGTCCAACTAGGAGGAAATCAACAGAAGAGGTGATTGATATCCTGATAAAGTCATACAAAGCTTCCGATAAGTATAAAGAAGTTCAAATCCGAGTTGCTCAAATCTGCAAACAG GAAGGTGAAGTACTGGAGAGAAGAAGCCGTACCAGCTTCACAACCCAAAGCTTTGTTTTGACAAGAAGGTCATTTATGAACATGTCCCGCGATCTTGGATACTACTGGATGCGATTAGCTGTTTATATTGTAATAGCTGTAGGTCTTGGCACTATCTACTTTGATGTTGGCCTTTCTAAAGCTTCAATTCAG GCAAGAGGTTCCATGCTTATGTTTGTGGCTTCATTCATCACTTTTATGGCCATTGGTGGATTCCCCTCTTTTGTGGAAGACCTCAAG gtattTCAGCGCGAGAAACTAAATGGTCATTATGGCTCTGGTTCATATGTCATAGCCAATACACTTTCTGCTGTGCCATACTTGCTACTGGTATCATTTATCCCAGGAGCTATCGCATATTTTCTCACCGGGCTACAAAATGGATTCGAGCAATTCATATGCTTTTCACTAGTCCTCTTCACCTGTATGATgttagt TGAGAGCTTAATGATGATTGTAGCAAGCACTGTGCCTAATTTCCTCATGGGATTAATAATTGGAGCAGGAATACAAGCACTTATGATACTAAGCGGCGGGTTCTTTCGATTACCAAATGATTTGCCTAAGGTATTCTGGAAGTACCCTTTACACTATATTGCGTTTCATAAGTATGCTTACGAGGCACTGTTCAAGAATGAGTTTGAAGGACTAAAAATGCATGACGAGCACCAGGGTAAAATTCATTTGATCAACGGGGAAGACATTCTGAGAGGTACATGGCAAATGGATATGGAATACTCAAAGTGGGCGGATCTTGCCATTTTACTGGGAATGGTAATTTTGTACAGATTGTTGTTCTTGCTGTTTGTCAAGGCTGGCGAAATGGTTAAGCCAACTATAAGAGCATTCACGCCTACCTCGCCTAATCAAATCAATTCGGCAGAAACACCTTTGCATGAATCTGCTGTCTAA